Genomic DNA from Prevotella intermedia ATCC 25611 = DSM 20706:
TTTCAAGAAGTTTTTCGAGTCGAAAGGACACGTCATTGTACCGTCTGCACCGATGGTTATTAAGGACGACCCTACGCTGATGTTCACCAACGCTGGTATGAACCAGTGGAAAGATATAATTCTTGGCACGAAAGAACCAGAACCACGACGCCGCGCCGACTCGCAGAAATGCTTGCGTGTAAGTGGCAAGCACAACGACTTGGAAGAAGTCGGACACGACACCTACCACCATACAATGTTCGAAATGCTCGGCAACTGGAGCTTCGGCGACTACTTCAAGGAGAACGCAATCGACTATGCGTGGGAGTATTTGGTTGATGTTCTGAAGCTGAACCCTGCCGATTTGTATGTTACCGTATTCGAAGGCAGCCCCTCAGAAGGCATTGCCCGCGACGACGAAGCTGCACAATACTGGCTCAAACACTTGCCAGCAGACCACATTATCGACGGAAACAAGCACGACAACTTCTGGGAAATGGGCGAAACAGGTCCTTGTGGTCCCTGCTCTGAGATACACGTAGACTCTCGCAGTGCCGAAGAAAAGGCAAAAACACCCGGTCGTGAGCTTGTGAACAAAGACAATCCGCAGGTTATCGAAATATGGAACATCGTCTTCATGCAGTTCCAACGCAAGTCTGACGGTTCGCTCGAACCTTTGTCAATGAACGTCATTGATACGGGTATGGGCTTCGAACGCCTCGTACGTATGCTGCAAGGAAAGAACTCGAACTACGATACTGACATCTTCCAGCCTACCATCAAGGAAATGGAACGTTTGAGCGGAAAGAAGTACGGCTTCACTACGCCATCGGGCGAAAACGGAGAAGCAAGAAACGAACAAGAGAAAATAGACATTGCCATGCGCGTCGTAGCCGACCACATGCGTGCCGTTGCCTTCTCAATTGCCGACAGTCAGCTGCCAGGCAATGCGAAAGCAGGCTACGTTATCCGCCGTATCTTGCGCCGTGCCGTACGTTACGCCTACACCTTCTTAGACCAGAAGGAAGCGTTTATCTACAAGTTGCTCAACACGTTTATCCACGAAATGGGCAACGCATACCCTGAACTGACCGCTCAACGCGAACTCATTGCGCGCGTTATCAAGGAAGAGGAAGACTCGTTCCTGCGCACTTTGGAGAAAGGTATCAACCTTTTAACCAACGCAATGGACGAAATGAAGGCGCAAGGAAAGACCGAACTGAACGGTAAAGAGGCGTTCCGCCTGTTCGATACCTACGGTTTCCCACTCGACCTCACCGAACTGATTTGTCGTGAACACGGCTTCAGTGTCGATGAAAAACAGTTCGAGGAAGAAATGGAACAGCAAAAGGCACGTGCTCGCAATGCTGCCGTTGTTGAAAACGGCGACTGGGTAGTGCTGAAAGAGGGCGAACAAGAGTTCGTAGGCTACGACTACACCGAATACGAATGCCGCATTTTGCGTTACAGAAAGGTTACACAGAAGAAGAATACTTTCTTTGAATTGGTGTTAGACCACACGCCTTTCTACGGCGAAATGGGTGGACAGGTTGGCGACCAAGGTGTTTTGGTGAACGAAGAGGAAACCATCGACATCGTTGATACAAAGCGCGAGAACAACCAAAGCATTCACATCGTGAAGCAACTGCCGAAGAATGCAGAGGCAGACTTCATGGCTTGCGTCGATACCGACAAGCGCGATGCTTCGGCAGCCAACCATACAGCAACCCACTTGTTGGATTACGCACTGAAACAGGTGCTGGGCGAGCACTGCGAACAGAAGGGTTCGTATGTCAGCGCAGACACTCTGCGTTTCGACTTCTCGCACTTCCAGAAAGTAACCGACGAGGAATTGCGACAGGTAGAGCGCATCGTAAACGATATGATACGTCAGGACTTGCCTCGTGGCGAGTATCGCGACACACCGTTAGAGCAAGCAAAGGAGATGGGCGCAGTGGCATTGTTCGGCGAAAAATACGGCGACAAGGTGCGTGTCATCAGCTTTGGTCCGTCGTGCGAGTTCTGTGGCGGTATCCACGCTACCTCTACAGGACGCATTGGCTTCTTCAAGATAATCAGCGAAAGCAGTGTTGCTGCGGGCATTCGCCGCGTAGAAGCCCTCACAGGAAAGCATTGCGAAGAAACTCTCTACGCACTTGAAGACACCGTGCGCGACTTAAAGGCGATGTTCAACAATGCGAAGGACTTGAAAGGCGTTATAGAGAAGTACATTCAGGAGCACGATGCAATGAAGAAAGAAATGGAAAGCTTCCGCCAACAAACCGTTGTCCGCTTTGCAAACCGCTTGGTAGAACGTGCAGAAACCGTGAACGGCGTCAAGGTGGTAAAGGCTGTGCTGCCCGTTGAACCAGCTTCGGCAAAAGACATCGTCTTCAAGGTGCGCGAAGCCATACCCGAAAAGCTCGTTTGCGTATTGGGCTCGACCCACGAAAACAAGCCTTTGCTCTCGATTATGCTGAGCGACGATATGGTGAAAGACCACGAAATGAACGCTGGAAAGATTATCCGCGAAGCTGCAAAGCTGATTAAAGGCGGTGGCGGCGGACAGCCCCACTACGCACAGGCAGGCGGTAAAGATGTTGAAGGCGTAACCGCAGCAGTAGACAAGGCAATTGAATTGGCAAACCTGTAATAGGGTTTCAAGGTGGCACGGTTGCCGAAATACATTCTAAGAACAAGGAGGGTATGCAGAAAATCTCATCTGCATACCCTCCTTTCTTTATCTACCAACGCCACAGCCACGACCTTGCACGGTTGCATTCCTGCACCAAAAACCATGAAGCCTCATCGGTTCATGCACCTCTTCTCCACCCCATCTTCCTGTCTTTAAAGTACTTATATTGCACAAAAATCGTTGTCA
This window encodes:
- the alaS gene encoding alanine--tRNA ligase, whose product is MKEMTANEIRDSFKKFFESKGHVIVPSAPMVIKDDPTLMFTNAGMNQWKDIILGTKEPEPRRRADSQKCLRVSGKHNDLEEVGHDTYHHTMFEMLGNWSFGDYFKENAIDYAWEYLVDVLKLNPADLYVTVFEGSPSEGIARDDEAAQYWLKHLPADHIIDGNKHDNFWEMGETGPCGPCSEIHVDSRSAEEKAKTPGRELVNKDNPQVIEIWNIVFMQFQRKSDGSLEPLSMNVIDTGMGFERLVRMLQGKNSNYDTDIFQPTIKEMERLSGKKYGFTTPSGENGEARNEQEKIDIAMRVVADHMRAVAFSIADSQLPGNAKAGYVIRRILRRAVRYAYTFLDQKEAFIYKLLNTFIHEMGNAYPELTAQRELIARVIKEEEDSFLRTLEKGINLLTNAMDEMKAQGKTELNGKEAFRLFDTYGFPLDLTELICREHGFSVDEKQFEEEMEQQKARARNAAVVENGDWVVLKEGEQEFVGYDYTEYECRILRYRKVTQKKNTFFELVLDHTPFYGEMGGQVGDQGVLVNEEETIDIVDTKRENNQSIHIVKQLPKNAEADFMACVDTDKRDASAANHTATHLLDYALKQVLGEHCEQKGSYVSADTLRFDFSHFQKVTDEELRQVERIVNDMIRQDLPRGEYRDTPLEQAKEMGAVALFGEKYGDKVRVISFGPSCEFCGGIHATSTGRIGFFKIISESSVAAGIRRVEALTGKHCEETLYALEDTVRDLKAMFNNAKDLKGVIEKYIQEHDAMKKEMESFRQQTVVRFANRLVERAETVNGVKVVKAVLPVEPASAKDIVFKVREAIPEKLVCVLGSTHENKPLLSIMLSDDMVKDHEMNAGKIIREAAKLIKGGGGGQPHYAQAGGKDVEGVTAAVDKAIELANL